In Opitutus sp., one genomic interval encodes:
- a CDS encoding dimethyl sulfoxide reductase anchor subunit — translation MPASPDPVRTLIDELIESQRRLDTPVARFAAAHAAADNAPHAPGSRTSLGAQLIPLSAPGPGEQYAFQVDLDSCTGCKACVSGCHSLNGLDDEETWRDVGLVYGRDSLAALAGTAGPLHRTSDSHASERNAELQLGSASCAAPFAQTVTTACHHCEDPACLNGCPVVAYEKDPITGIVVHLDDQCIGCSYCVLKCPYDVPKFNERLGIVRKCDMCHGRLAAGEAPACAQACPTQAISIVTVAVTASPIANPKSQNADSKSQSAEHKSHSPNPALTAFSGTDSAYTRPTTRYVSKKPLPAGLYAADTHTLRPQHAHYALVLLLVLTQLGIGLLLSSQLLAPSFQLLTLLGLGLYSTGLVASIAHLGQPLRAWRIFLGLRTSWLSREAVLLGMAFPLLAAALLTSEVAAGLLAKYAPPLPPLLQGGIELAPIGGLVIAGLGVFCSAMIYTDTRRQFWRLSQTLGRMGGTVAIAALIPFSAPLAAVVLVAKLALELSTLRGTSTSARLQRGLLSPLVLARLAVAGLAFAGFFMLPPAAAVILFGIGEILERTLFFRAVDSPKMPGVPAS, via the coding sequence ATGCCTGCCTCGCCCGACCCCGTCCGCACGCTCATCGACGAACTCATCGAGTCGCAACGCCGTCTCGATACCCCCGTCGCGCGCTTTGCCGCCGCCCATGCGGCTGCGGATAACGCGCCGCATGCCCCCGGTTCACGAACGTCCCTAGGTGCCCAACTCATCCCGCTCTCCGCTCCCGGCCCCGGCGAACAGTACGCCTTTCAGGTCGACCTCGACTCCTGCACGGGTTGCAAAGCGTGCGTCTCCGGCTGCCATTCGCTCAACGGCCTCGACGACGAGGAAACCTGGCGCGACGTCGGCCTGGTTTACGGGCGCGACTCGCTCGCAGCCCTCGCTGGGACCGCCGGCCCCCTTCACAGAACCTCCGACAGCCACGCCTCCGAACGGAACGCTGAGCTCCAGCTCGGCTCTGCCTCCTGCGCCGCACCCTTCGCGCAGACGGTCACCACCGCCTGCCACCACTGCGAAGACCCCGCCTGCCTCAACGGTTGCCCGGTGGTGGCCTATGAAAAAGACCCGATCACCGGAATCGTTGTCCACCTCGACGACCAGTGCATCGGTTGCAGCTACTGCGTGCTGAAGTGCCCGTACGACGTGCCCAAGTTCAACGAACGCCTCGGCATCGTGCGTAAATGCGACATGTGCCACGGCCGCCTCGCCGCCGGCGAAGCCCCCGCCTGCGCCCAAGCCTGCCCCACCCAAGCGATCTCGATTGTCACCGTCGCGGTCACGGCCTCGCCGATCGCAAATCCCAAATCACAAAACGCCGACTCCAAATCCCAAAGCGCAGAGCACAAATCCCATAGCCCCAACCCCGCCCTCACCGCGTTCAGCGGCACCGACTCTGCCTACACCCGGCCAACCACCCGTTACGTATCCAAAAAACCGTTGCCCGCCGGCCTGTACGCCGCCGACACCCACACATTGCGCCCGCAACACGCGCACTACGCTCTCGTACTTTTACTCGTCCTGACCCAGCTCGGCATCGGCCTGCTGCTCAGCTCCCAGCTCCTAGCTCCTAGCTTCCAGCTCCTAACTCTGCTCGGGCTCGGCCTATACTCCACCGGTCTGGTTGCCAGCATCGCCCACCTCGGGCAACCGCTGCGCGCATGGCGTATCTTCCTCGGTCTGCGTACCTCGTGGCTGAGCCGCGAAGCCGTGCTCCTTGGCATGGCCTTCCCTCTGCTAGCCGCCGCACTTCTCACCAGCGAGGTGGCAGCAGGTTTGCTCGCTAAATACGCCCCTCCGCTACCGCCCCTGCTCCAAGGCGGCATCGAACTCGCGCCTATTGGCGGCCTCGTTATCGCCGGCCTCGGCGTATTCTGTTCAGCGATGATCTACACCGACACCCGCCGCCAATTTTGGCGTCTTTCCCAAACCCTCGGCCGCATGGGCGGCACCGTCGCGATCGCCGCGCTGATCCCGTTTTCCGCGCCCCTCGCAGCGGTGGTGCTTGTCGCCAAACTCGCGCTCGAACTCTCGACGCTGCGCGGCACCAGCACCTCGGCCCGTCTACAACGCGGCCTGCTCAGCCCGCTGGTGCTTGCACGCCTTGCAGTGGCCGGTTTGGCCTTCGCCGGCTTTTTTATGTTACCCCCGGCCGCCGCCGTGATCCTGTTCGGCATCGGTGAAATCCTCGAACGTACGCTGTTTTTCCGTGCCGTCGATTCCCCGAAAATGCCCGGCGTGCCCGCCAGTTAA
- a CDS encoding molybdopterin oxidoreductase family protein, with the protein MPTLSSLRASLDPALIQLRARTGPMTSELVRHPADHGLGLAQIPSRLAPTSTTRSICGFCSTGCSLTVHRDADGQAINLSPDPAYPVNLGMACPKGWEALTPLAASDRLKTPLLRNTATGQLEPVSWETALAAFVKNFKGIQAAHGPHSLSFLSTGQIVMEEMALLGALAKFGMGMLHIDSNTRQCMATSHVAYKQSFGFDAPPFTYADFEESDALIFIGANPCIAHPIMWQRVMMNKNAPEIVVVDPRRTETAIAATLHVPLLPKSDLTLLYGLAHLLIERGAVKREFIDAHTRNYDEFAAFVAAFTPERVAAATGLPVATLHRIVEIIATRKRVSFWWTMGVNQGHESTRTAQAIINLALMTGNIGRPGTGANSITGQCNAMGSRLFGNASSLLGGYDFANAAHRSHVAGVLGIDPAVIPSGKSWAYDQIIDGIDTGAIKGLWVIATNTAHSWINQKRFPELRAKLDFLVVQDMYGTTETAQMADLVLPAAGWGEKDGVFINSERRLGVARKVSRAPGLALSDFAIFKLVAEAWGCGELFRRWESPEATFRLLRELSRGQPCEFTGIEGYDHIQAEGGIQWPFAEAASSELIANSSQLSAPSSQLPAPSFQLSAPSSQLPAPSFQLPAQRQRRLFADGKFFTADQRAIFLFDEPRPMPELPDAAYPFLLNTGRGSSAQWHTGSRTNKSDVLRKLAPTSLYVEISPADADRLGIAANAPVIVSSRRGEAAAFAVVTGTLQPGQLFMPMHFDAVNRLTFPAFDPHSRQPSYKACAVQISLA; encoded by the coding sequence ATGCCCACCCTTTCATCGCTCCGCGCCTCGCTTGATCCCGCTCTCATCCAACTGCGCGCGCGCACGGGCCCGATGACCAGTGAATTGGTGCGCCACCCTGCCGACCACGGCCTCGGATTGGCGCAAATCCCCAGCCGTCTCGCGCCCACCTCCACCACGCGCTCGATCTGCGGATTTTGCAGCACCGGTTGCTCGCTCACCGTCCACCGCGACGCCGATGGCCAGGCGATTAACCTCAGCCCTGACCCCGCTTATCCCGTTAACCTCGGCATGGCCTGCCCCAAGGGCTGGGAAGCCCTCACCCCGCTCGCCGCGTCCGACCGCCTCAAAACTCCGCTGCTGCGCAACACCGCCACCGGCCAACTGGAGCCGGTCTCGTGGGAAACCGCCCTCGCCGCCTTCGTCAAAAACTTCAAGGGTATCCAGGCCGCCCACGGCCCGCACAGCCTGTCGTTTCTCTCCACCGGCCAGATCGTGATGGAGGAGATGGCGCTGCTCGGCGCGCTGGCCAAGTTCGGCATGGGCATGCTGCACATCGACTCCAATACGCGCCAGTGCATGGCCACCTCACACGTTGCCTACAAACAGTCGTTTGGCTTCGACGCGCCGCCGTTCACCTACGCCGATTTTGAGGAAAGCGACGCGCTCATTTTCATCGGCGCCAACCCCTGCATCGCCCACCCGATCATGTGGCAGCGGGTGATGATGAACAAAAACGCGCCCGAGATTGTCGTCGTCGACCCGCGCCGCACCGAGACCGCCATCGCCGCCACGCTCCACGTCCCACTCCTGCCCAAAAGCGACCTCACGCTCCTTTACGGGTTGGCTCACCTGCTGATCGAGCGCGGCGCAGTGAAACGCGAGTTCATCGACGCCCACACGCGCAACTACGACGAGTTCGCCGCCTTCGTCGCCGCCTTTACTCCCGAGCGCGTCGCCGCCGCCACCGGCCTACCCGTCGCCACGCTGCACCGCATCGTCGAGATCATCGCCACCCGCAAACGCGTTTCGTTCTGGTGGACCATGGGCGTGAACCAAGGCCACGAATCCACGCGCACCGCCCAGGCGATCATCAACCTCGCGCTGATGACCGGGAACATCGGCCGCCCCGGCACCGGCGCCAATTCGATCACCGGCCAGTGCAACGCCATGGGTTCGCGTTTATTTGGCAACGCCAGCTCGCTGCTCGGCGGCTACGATTTCGCCAACGCCGCGCACCGCTCCCATGTCGCCGGTGTTTTGGGTATCGATCCCGCCGTGATCCCGTCGGGCAAAAGCTGGGCTTACGACCAGATCATCGACGGCATCGACACCGGCGCGATCAAAGGCCTATGGGTGATCGCCACCAACACCGCCCACTCGTGGATCAACCAAAAGCGTTTCCCCGAACTCCGCGCCAAACTCGATTTTCTGGTGGTGCAGGATATGTACGGCACCACCGAGACCGCGCAGATGGCCGACCTGGTGCTACCCGCCGCCGGCTGGGGTGAAAAAGACGGCGTGTTCATTAACAGCGAGCGCCGTCTCGGGGTGGCGCGCAAAGTCTCTCGCGCGCCCGGCCTGGCGCTCTCGGATTTCGCGATTTTCAAGCTCGTGGCGGAGGCCTGGGGCTGCGGCGAGCTGTTCCGCCGCTGGGAGTCGCCCGAGGCGACCTTTCGCCTGCTGCGCGAACTCTCCCGGGGGCAACCCTGCGAGTTCACCGGCATCGAAGGCTACGACCACATACAAGCCGAAGGCGGCATCCAGTGGCCGTTTGCGGAAGCGGCGAGCTCAGAGCTAATAGCTAATAGCTCCCAGCTCTCAGCTCCTAGCTCGCAGCTTCCAGCTCCTAGCTTCCAGCTCTCAGCTCCTAGCTCGCAGCTTCCAGCTCCTAGCTTCCAGCTCCCAGCTCAACGCCAGCGTCGCCTCTTCGCCGACGGTAAATTCTTCACCGCCGACCAGCGCGCGATTTTCCTCTTCGACGAGCCGCGCCCCATGCCCGAGCTACCGGATGCCGCGTATCCGTTTTTGCTCAACACCGGCCGGGGGTCCTCGGCCCAGTGGCACACCGGTTCGCGCACCAACAAAAGTGACGTCCTGCGCAAACTCGCGCCGACCTCCCTCTACGTGGAAATTAGCCCCGCCGATGCGGACCGCCTCGGCATCGCAGCCAACGCACCCGTGATTGTCTCGTCACGGCGCGGTGAAGCGGCCGCCTTTGCCGTGGTTACCGGCACGCTACAGCCCGGCCAACTGTTCATGCCGATGCATTTTGACGCAGTTAACCGGCTCACATTTCCGGCCTTCGACCCGCACTCGCGGCAGCCTTCGTACAAGGCCTGCGCGGTGCAGATTTCCTTAGCCTAA
- a CDS encoding sulfite reductase subunit alpha produces MSTVPLIPESAPFTSEQRAWLNGFLAGIFSRAPGSQLAAPSSQLLALAPLTILFGSQTGTSESLAKQAAKEAGKRGFAATILDLAAVTVEQLPAHSNLLLITSTYGEGEPPDNAKALHSALLAAAPSAQLASVNFSVCSLGDTNYTLFCQAGKDFDLHLEKLGAKRVSSRVDCDVDYEAAFIGWLDTALGSFSSAAPTASTPSAGVSPPTAAHGDEAETGFSKKNPFPAPVLTVRNLNAPGSAKEVNHVEFDLNGSGLSYEAGDALGVIAQNCPELVTAVITALGCDGEEAVPTPEGDMPLRKALTQHYDLGKPAPALLDALAIPTEARAPLHHVLDALRFAPLSPEKQLTQWVSCFRKLQPRLYSISSSPKAHPGQVHLTVGAVRYEVGGVARKGVCSTFLAERALAHGTAGVFVHSNKAFRPPADPAAPMIMVGPGTGIAPFRAFLEERAATQSPGKNWLFFGDQKAASDFLYREELEALQAAGILNRLDVAFSRDQAEKIYVQTRMVAAATELYAWLEQGAYFYVCGDASRMAKDVDAALHKVVEIAGGKSAEQAAAYIQALKAAKRYQRDVY; encoded by the coding sequence ATGAGCACCGTCCCTCTCATTCCCGAATCCGCCCCCTTCACCTCCGAGCAACGCGCCTGGCTCAACGGCTTCCTCGCCGGCATTTTCAGCCGCGCCCCCGGCTCCCAGCTCGCAGCTCCTAGCTCTCAGCTCCTAGCTCTGGCCCCGCTGACAATCCTCTTCGGCAGCCAAACCGGCACCTCCGAAAGCCTCGCTAAACAAGCCGCCAAAGAAGCCGGCAAACGCGGTTTCGCGGCGACGATTCTCGACCTCGCGGCGGTCACCGTCGAGCAGTTGCCCGCCCACAGCAACCTGCTGCTCATCACTAGCACGTACGGCGAAGGTGAACCACCCGACAACGCCAAGGCGCTCCACTCCGCCCTCCTCGCCGCCGCGCCCTCCGCGCAGCTCGCCTCGGTGAACTTCAGCGTGTGCTCGCTCGGTGACACCAACTACACGCTGTTCTGCCAAGCCGGCAAAGACTTCGACCTCCACCTCGAAAAACTCGGAGCCAAACGTGTTAGCTCACGAGTGGACTGCGACGTTGATTACGAAGCCGCGTTCATCGGCTGGCTCGACACCGCGCTCGGTTCGTTCAGTTCGGCGGCGCCGACCGCCTCAACGCCCAGTGCCGGAGTCAGTCCTCCAACCGCAGCTCACGGCGACGAAGCTGAAACGGGTTTTTCCAAGAAAAACCCCTTCCCTGCGCCGGTGCTCACCGTGCGCAACCTCAACGCCCCCGGCTCAGCCAAGGAAGTTAACCACGTTGAGTTTGACCTCAACGGTTCCGGTTTGAGCTATGAAGCTGGAGATGCGCTCGGGGTGATTGCGCAAAACTGTCCCGAGCTGGTTACGGCGGTGATTACGGCGCTCGGCTGTGACGGCGAAGAAGCCGTGCCAACCCCCGAAGGTGATATGCCCCTACGCAAAGCGCTCACGCAACACTACGACCTCGGCAAACCCGCCCCCGCGCTACTCGACGCCCTCGCGATCCCCACCGAAGCCCGCGCCCCCCTCCACCACGTGCTCGACGCCCTGCGTTTTGCCCCCCTCTCCCCCGAGAAACAACTAACACAATGGGTGAGTTGTTTCCGAAAGCTTCAACCGCGGCTTTACTCGATTTCCTCCTCCCCCAAGGCGCATCCTGGGCAGGTGCACCTGACGGTAGGGGCGGTGCGCTACGAGGTGGGCGGTGTCGCCCGCAAAGGCGTGTGCTCGACCTTCCTCGCCGAGCGCGCCCTCGCCCACGGCACCGCCGGAGTTTTCGTCCACAGCAACAAAGCCTTCCGTCCGCCGGCCGACCCCGCTGCGCCCATGATCATGGTCGGGCCCGGCACGGGTATCGCGCCATTCCGCGCCTTTTTGGAAGAACGCGCCGCGACCCAGTCGCCGGGTAAAAACTGGCTGTTCTTCGGCGACCAAAAAGCCGCCTCGGACTTCCTCTATCGCGAGGAACTCGAAGCACTGCAGGCCGCCGGTATTTTGAACCGCCTCGACGTCGCCTTCTCCCGCGATCAGGCGGAAAAAATTTACGTGCAAACGCGTATGGTCGCAGCCGCCACCGAGCTCTACGCATGGCTGGAACAGGGTGCGTATTTCTACGTGTGCGGCGACGCCAGCCGCATGGCCAAGGACGTCGACGCCGCCCTTCATAAAGTCGTCGAAATCGCCGGCGGTAAATCCGCCGAACAAGCGGCCGCTTACATCCAGGCGCTCAAAGCCGCCAAGCGCTACCAGCGCGATGTTTACTAA
- the rplU gene encoding 50S ribosomal protein L21, whose translation MKATIKTQGQQFAVSEGDILIVNRYPNTEAGSTVEITDVLSFGEGADFKIGTPTLAGATVTAKVLENKRGKKVIVFKKKKRKGHEKKRGHRQELSVIKIETIKA comes from the coding sequence ATGAAAGCGACCATCAAAACCCAAGGCCAGCAGTTCGCTGTTTCCGAAGGAGACATTCTCATCGTAAACCGTTACCCTAACACGGAAGCCGGTTCCACCGTCGAAATCACCGACGTGCTCTCCTTCGGTGAAGGCGCTGACTTCAAAATCGGCACCCCGACCCTCGCAGGCGCAACCGTCACCGCCAAGGTCCTCGAAAACAAGCGCGGCAAAAAAGTCATCGTCTTCAAAAAGAAGAAGCGTAAGGGCCACGAAAAGAAGCGCGGCCACCGCCAAGAGCTTTCGGTCATCAAGATCGAAACCATCAAGGCCTAA
- the rpmA gene encoding 50S ribosomal protein L27, whose amino-acid sequence MAHKKGAGSTSNGRESHSKRLGVKKFGGQAVIAGNIIVRQRGSKLHAGKNVGIGRDWTLFALTDGKVEFDKIHRKVNIV is encoded by the coding sequence ATGGCGCATAAAAAAGGTGCAGGTTCCACGTCCAACGGTCGCGAGAGCCATTCAAAACGTCTCGGCGTAAAGAAGTTTGGCGGCCAGGCCGTCATCGCCGGTAACATCATCGTCCGTCAGCGCGGCAGCAAGCTGCACGCTGGCAAGAATGTCGGTATCGGCCGCGACTGGACCTTGTTTGCCCTCACCGACGGCAAGGTCGAATTCGATAAGATCCACCGCAAGGTGAACATCGTCTAA
- the hisA gene encoding phosphoribosylformimino-5-aminoimidazole carboxamide ribotide isomerase codes for MTQFRPCIDLHDGKVKQIVGGTLRDDGPGPRENFVSDEAPAAFASRYRADQLTGGHVIKLGSGNDQPARDALAAWPGGLQLGGGITIDNAADWLAAGASHVIVTSWLFSAEGRFLPDRLAALVERIGQNRLVIDLSCRRTASGWTVAMNRWQTLTDLDISPATLDRLAGNCAEFLIHAADVEGLCGGIDQELVTHLGAWGGCPMTYAGGVANMEDVSLVETLSQGHVDITVGSALDLFGGTGVRYADLVAWNQRSATK; via the coding sequence ATGACCCAGTTCCGGCCCTGCATCGATCTCCACGATGGCAAAGTGAAACAAATCGTCGGCGGCACCCTCCGCGACGACGGCCCGGGCCCGCGTGAAAACTTCGTCAGCGACGAAGCCCCCGCCGCCTTTGCCTCTCGCTACCGCGCCGATCAACTCACCGGCGGCCACGTGATCAAACTCGGCAGTGGCAACGACCAACCCGCCCGCGACGCCCTCGCCGCCTGGCCGGGCGGACTGCAACTGGGCGGCGGCATCACGATCGACAACGCCGCCGACTGGCTCGCTGCCGGTGCCAGCCACGTGATCGTCACCTCGTGGCTGTTTTCCGCTGAGGGCCGTTTTTTGCCCGACCGCCTCGCCGCCCTCGTCGAACGCATCGGCCAAAACCGCCTCGTGATCGACCTCAGTTGCCGCCGTACCGCGAGCGGCTGGACCGTCGCCATGAACCGCTGGCAAACCCTCACCGACCTCGACATCTCCCCCGCCACCCTCGACCGGCTGGCGGGTAACTGCGCCGAGTTCCTCATCCACGCCGCCGACGTAGAAGGCTTGTGCGGCGGCATCGACCAAGAGTTGGTCACCCACCTCGGCGCTTGGGGCGGTTGTCCAATGACCTACGCCGGTGGCGTCGCCAACATGGAAGACGTCAGCCTAGTCGAAACGCTCAGCCAAGGCCATGTGGACATCACGGTGGGCAGCGCCCTCGACTTGTTCGGCGGCACCGGCGTGCGTTATGCCGATCTGGTGGCGTGGAATCAGCGCTCAGCCACAAAATAA
- a CDS encoding NirA family protein has product MAGVAASGQFPMSSGGVPSVSSASVPAPVAEPTVHGTALADLCKEEKWKHDENPLDAWERLLAHSAADKFPDAENMYRFKTHGLFYVAPAQDSFMIRLRVPACEISAHQFHGLAELAADVGNGHVDLTTRGNLQLRELRPRDLVTVLTRVRELGLTSQGAGADNIRNVTASPNSGFDPKELLDVRPYAKAVHHYIMNHRDCYGLPRKFNIAFDNGGGLTVAADTNDIAFIATRVSEKSSADFQSASAAPNSSASAPAPGIYFRVQLGGITGHQDFARDTGLLIKPTEATAVSAAMVRVFAENGDRTNRKKARLKYLLDKWGFERFLDETQKKLSFPLVRVPLAACEPRQPLIKHGWIGPFKQAQAGLTSIGVGIPIGRMSSKQMHSLASLAANFGKGELRLTIWQNVIIPHVPNALVTSACRQLQNLGFTTEASSTTSGIVACTGSRGCKYAAADTKGAAAHLGKYLEKSGLGVEQPVNLHFTGCAHSCAQHYCGDIGYIGAKQPDGTDGFHIVLGGGLDLEQGIAREVFRGVRADEVNALTAKILRTYQARKTSGETFVEWSRRHSVKELQELINA; this is encoded by the coding sequence ATGGCCGGCGTCGCCGCCTCCGGCCAATTCCCGATGTCATCGGGCGGGGTGCCCTCCGTGTCGTCCGCATCCGTACCAGCCCCTGTCGCCGAACCCACCGTGCACGGCACCGCGCTCGCCGACCTCTGCAAAGAGGAAAAATGGAAACACGACGAGAACCCGCTCGATGCCTGGGAGCGCCTACTCGCTCACTCCGCCGCCGACAAGTTCCCCGATGCGGAGAACATGTACCGGTTTAAAACCCACGGCCTGTTCTACGTCGCCCCGGCGCAGGACAGTTTTATGATTCGCCTGCGGGTTCCCGCCTGCGAAATCAGCGCCCACCAATTCCACGGCCTGGCCGAACTCGCCGCCGACGTGGGCAATGGTCACGTCGACCTCACCACGCGCGGTAACCTGCAGCTGCGCGAACTGCGCCCGCGCGACCTGGTGACCGTCCTTACCCGTGTGCGTGAACTCGGCCTGACCTCGCAAGGCGCCGGCGCCGACAACATCCGCAACGTCACCGCCTCGCCCAACAGCGGTTTTGACCCCAAGGAATTGCTCGACGTGCGCCCCTACGCCAAGGCCGTGCACCACTACATCATGAACCACCGCGACTGCTACGGGCTGCCGCGCAAGTTCAACATCGCCTTCGACAACGGCGGCGGCCTCACCGTCGCCGCCGACACCAACGACATCGCCTTCATCGCCACCCGCGTCTCCGAAAAAAGTAGCGCAGACTTCCAGTCTGCCTCCGCCGCTCCCAACTCCAGCGCCTCCGCCCCCGCCCCTGGCATCTATTTCCGCGTGCAACTGGGCGGCATCACCGGCCACCAGGATTTCGCCCGCGACACCGGCCTGCTGATCAAACCCACCGAAGCCACCGCCGTGTCCGCCGCGATGGTCCGTGTATTTGCCGAAAACGGCGACCGCACCAACCGCAAAAAGGCCCGCCTCAAGTACCTCCTGGATAAATGGGGCTTTGAGCGCTTCCTCGACGAGACGCAGAAGAAACTCTCCTTCCCGCTCGTGCGCGTTCCCTTGGCCGCCTGCGAACCGCGCCAACCGCTCATCAAACACGGCTGGATCGGTCCCTTCAAACAAGCTCAAGCGGGGCTCACCTCGATCGGCGTCGGCATCCCCATCGGGCGCATGTCGTCCAAACAAATGCACAGCCTGGCGTCCCTCGCCGCCAACTTTGGCAAAGGCGAACTACGCCTGACCATCTGGCAAAACGTGATCATTCCCCACGTGCCCAACGCGCTGGTCACCTCGGCCTGCCGCCAGTTGCAAAACCTCGGTTTCACCACCGAGGCGTCGAGCACCACCAGCGGCATCGTGGCCTGCACCGGCAGTCGCGGCTGCAAATACGCCGCCGCCGACACCAAAGGTGCCGCCGCGCACCTCGGCAAATACCTCGAAAAATCCGGTCTGGGGGTCGAGCAGCCCGTCAACCTGCACTTCACCGGCTGCGCGCACTCCTGCGCCCAACATTACTGCGGCGACATCGGCTACATCGGAGCCAAACAACCCGACGGCACCGACGGTTTCCATATTGTTCTCGGAGGCGGGCTCGACCTGGAGCAAGGCATCGCCCGCGAAGTGTTTCGCGGAGTCCGGGCCGATGAGGTCAACGCGCTGACCGCGAAAATCCTGCGCACCTATCAAGCCCGCAAAACCAGCGGCGAAACCTTCGTCGAGTGGAGCCGCCGCCACAGTGTCAAAGAGCTGCAAGAGCTCATCAACGCCTAA